One segment of Nostoc piscinale CENA21 DNA contains the following:
- a CDS encoding glycoside hydrolase family 15 protein, with protein MGQSDGWTDLADNFQMDWQFDSAVDGNLALMGKLNLEQSDEFTLGLAFGTTLHNAISTLFQSLNLPFPQQKQQYNEQWKRSRNDIKPLENISYDDGKLYHNSVSLLLAHEDKTYPGALIASLAIPWGEAKDDQDQGGYHLVWTRDMVSSVAGLVAAGETDTAVRSLIYLATSQQEDGGFAQNFWVNGEPYWTGIQLDEVAFPILLAWLLHQEKVPLNFDIYPMILRAAGYLIRRGPITQQERWEECSGYSPSTLACNIAALICAAQFARERGDEATAKFIEEYADFLESHIEDWTVTTEGTLVPGIKQHYIRIHPIDINNPQPNENPNQGTLFISSQPPGKPTEFPAKEIVDGGFLQLVRYGIRSPHDPIIVDSVKVIDAVLKVDTPVGPCWHRYNHDGYGQQEDGSPYTGWGKGQAWPLLTGERGHYELAVGGDVKTYIKAMEGFASDTCLLPEQVWDEADKPDVHLSLGQPTGSAMPLMWAHAEYIKLLRSTHDEQVFDFIPAVANRYLGERKQCKLLEIWKFNRQVNKIKKGHTLRIQALANFQLHWTQNNWQTTQDTPSNSTKLGVNFVDIPVSDQQRISFTFFWIDSNKWEDRNYTVAIY; from the coding sequence GTGGGTCAAAGTGATGGTTGGACAGATTTAGCTGATAATTTCCAGATGGATTGGCAATTTGATAGTGCTGTGGATGGTAACTTAGCTCTGATGGGAAAACTAAATTTAGAGCAGAGTGACGAGTTTACTTTAGGGTTGGCATTTGGTACAACACTGCACAATGCAATTTCCACATTATTTCAATCGTTGAATCTACCTTTCCCACAGCAGAAGCAGCAATATAACGAACAGTGGAAGCGATCGCGCAACGATATCAAACCATTAGAAAATATTTCTTATGACGATGGGAAGTTGTATCACAACAGCGTTAGTTTATTGTTGGCACATGAAGATAAAACTTATCCTGGTGCTTTAATTGCATCTCTGGCCATTCCTTGGGGTGAAGCTAAAGATGACCAAGACCAAGGCGGATATCACCTAGTCTGGACGCGGGACATGGTGAGCAGTGTAGCAGGTTTAGTGGCAGCTGGAGAAACAGATACAGCAGTGCGATCGCTAATTTATCTCGCCACCAGTCAACAGGAAGACGGTGGATTTGCTCAAAACTTCTGGGTTAATGGCGAACCATACTGGACAGGTATCCAACTCGATGAAGTCGCATTTCCCATTCTTCTAGCGTGGCTCTTACACCAAGAAAAAGTACCACTCAACTTTGATATTTATCCCATGATTTTGCGGGCGGCGGGTTATTTAATTCGTCGTGGCCCTATTACCCAACAAGAACGCTGGGAAGAATGTAGCGGTTATTCACCTTCTACACTTGCTTGTAATATTGCAGCTTTAATTTGTGCTGCTCAATTTGCCCGTGAACGCGGGGATGAAGCAACAGCAAAATTTATCGAAGAGTACGCCGATTTTTTAGAATCTCATATAGAAGACTGGACAGTCACAACCGAAGGAACCCTCGTTCCTGGCATCAAACAACACTATATCCGCATTCATCCTATAGATATCAATAATCCTCAACCCAACGAAAATCCCAATCAAGGAACTCTTTTCATTAGTAGTCAACCACCAGGAAAACCAACAGAATTTCCCGCCAAAGAAATTGTCGATGGCGGTTTTCTACAATTGGTACGTTATGGGATTCGTTCACCTCATGACCCAATTATTGTTGATTCTGTCAAAGTAATTGATGCAGTTTTAAAAGTAGATACACCCGTTGGGCCTTGTTGGCATCGTTACAATCACGACGGCTACGGACAGCAAGAAGATGGTAGTCCCTATACAGGTTGGGGTAAAGGCCAGGCTTGGCCTCTTTTAACTGGAGAACGAGGACATTATGAATTAGCTGTTGGCGGTGATGTCAAAACCTATATTAAAGCAATGGAAGGATTTGCTTCCGATACTTGTTTGTTACCGGAACAAGTTTGGGATGAAGCAGATAAACCTGATGTCCATCTGTCTTTAGGACAACCAACAGGTTCAGCCATGCCTTTGATGTGGGCGCACGCCGAGTATATCAAGCTGCTACGGTCAACTCATGACGAACAAGTGTTTGATTTTATTCCAGCAGTAGCGAATCGATATTTAGGTGAAAGAAAGCAATGCAAATTATTAGAAATTTGGAAGTTTAATCGACAAGTAAACAAAATCAAAAAAGGTCATACATTGCGAATCCAAGCTTTAGCAAATTTTCAATTGCACTGGACACAAAATAATTGGCAAACTACACAAGATACACCTTCTAATTCCACAAAGCTAGGAGTAAATTTTGTAGACATTCCTGTTTCTGATCAACAACGAATCAGCTTTACATTTTTCTGGATTGACAGCAACAAATGGGAAGATCGTAATTATACAGTTGCAATTTATTAG
- a CDS encoding SDR family oxidoreductase — protein sequence MKTSKPEVVVITGASAGIGRATVREFAKRGAYIGLIARSSDGLNKARQEVEAAGGKALVLPTDVSDPAQVEIAAAMVEKEFGPIDIWVNNAMTSILSPFLEITPEEFRRVTEVTYLGYVHGTMAALRRMKPRERGTIVQVGSALAYRSIPLQSAYCGAKAAIRGFTDSIRCELHHDGSNVHITMVQMPAVNTPQFDWIKNNMTHKSQPVPPIFQPEVAAEAIVWAATHKRRELYVGSSTVEAILGNKVVPGILDHYLGKTGYKSQQTEQPENENRLSNLWEPLPGDRGAHGRFDDQAQNYSAQLWATENQDWLVLGLGAGVALVALGAYLGHQSQQDSQDHRITESDINQEVSRQLHQTVNRSSKLNNWNLLTGLARFAWKTLATESKNHQKATQS from the coding sequence ATGAAAACATCAAAACCTGAAGTAGTTGTGATTACCGGAGCCTCAGCCGGTATTGGAAGAGCCACAGTCCGAGAATTTGCCAAACGTGGGGCTTATATTGGATTGATTGCTCGCAGTTCTGATGGGTTAAATAAAGCGCGACAGGAAGTTGAGGCGGCTGGTGGTAAAGCGTTAGTCTTGCCAACAGATGTTTCTGATCCTGCACAAGTAGAAATAGCGGCGGCGATGGTAGAGAAGGAGTTCGGCCCGATTGATATTTGGGTGAATAATGCAATGACATCAATTTTGTCGCCATTTTTAGAGATCACACCAGAGGAATTTCGCCGCGTCACTGAAGTGACATATTTGGGGTATGTACATGGCACAATGGCAGCCTTGCGGCGGATGAAACCACGCGAGCGCGGTACGATTGTCCAAGTTGGTTCTGCTTTGGCTTATCGCTCAATACCCTTACAATCAGCTTATTGTGGTGCCAAGGCTGCTATTCGCGGCTTCACAGACTCGATTCGTTGCGAACTGCATCACGACGGTAGCAATGTTCACATCACAATGGTGCAAATGCCAGCCGTGAATACGCCGCAGTTTGACTGGATTAAGAACAATATGACCCATAAATCCCAGCCAGTACCGCCAATTTTCCAACCAGAAGTGGCAGCAGAGGCAATTGTTTGGGCAGCAACTCACAAACGCCGCGAACTTTATGTAGGTAGTTCCACAGTGGAGGCTATCTTAGGGAATAAAGTCGTACCGGGAATTTTAGACCATTATCTTGGTAAAACTGGATACAAGAGCCAGCAGACAGAGCAACCAGAAAATGAGAATCGTCTGAGTAATTTGTGGGAACCTCTACCAGGCGATCGCGGCGCTCATGGTAGATTTGATGACCAAGCACAAAACTACAGCGCCCAACTTTGGGCAACAGAAAATCAAGATTGGCTGGTTTTAGGCTTGGGTGCTGGTGTGGCTTTAGTCGCACTGGGGGCTTATTTAGGACATCAATCTCAGCAAGATTCTCAAGATCACAGAATCACCGAGTCAGATATTAATCAAGAAGTATCACGACAGTTACATCAAACTGTAAATCGCAGCAGCAAACTCAATAACTGGAATCTGCTCACAGGATTGGCTCGATTCGCTTGGAAAACATTAGCAACAGAATCCAAAAATCACCAAAAAGCTACTCAAAGCTAA
- a CDS encoding cytochrome c oxidase subunit I, with translation MTHESSENIIINREPSNELENNWRQYLSFSTDHKVIGVQYMVTTFIFFLIGGLLAMLIRAELITPPSNVVDRPLYNGLFTLHGTIMIFLWIIPFNAGISNYLVPLMVGARDMAFPLLNAISFWMIPPSGILLISSFLLPNGTAQSGWWSYPPISLQIPPGQPINGEFIWIVSIVLIGISSIMGAVNFVTTIFWMRAPGMTFFRMPVFVWSVLSAQLLQLVNLPSLTGALILLLFDLSLGTQFFKPLENGDPIIYQHLFWFYSHPAVYIMALPAFGIFAEVLPAFSRNPLFGYRSLAIASLGIAIVSIFVWVHHMFTSATPSWMRMLFMVTSMLVAVPTGVKAFGWTATIWKSKLHLETPMLFAMGGAAMFLLGGVTGVMLAAVPFDIHVHNTYFIVGHFHYIVFNTITMAIFAAIYFWFPKITGRMYAEGWGKIHFWLTFIGANLTFFPMLPLGLQGMVRRISSYEPRYQGWNIVASLGGFLLGVSILPFIANMVGSCLYGQRASNNPWLATGLEWQTTSPPPRDNFEEIPVVKRPPYDYGDPKYSVIEPPDYHQQENHSR, from the coding sequence ATGACACATGAATCTAGCGAAAACATAATTATCAATCGAGAACCGTCCAACGAGTTGGAGAATAACTGGCGACAATACCTCAGTTTCAGCACCGACCATAAGGTAATCGGTGTTCAGTACATGGTGACGACTTTTATCTTCTTCTTGATTGGCGGACTGTTGGCGATGCTAATTCGTGCTGAACTGATTACGCCGCCATCAAATGTAGTTGACCGTCCCTTGTATAACGGTTTGTTTACCTTGCACGGGACAATTATGATTTTCCTGTGGATTATCCCCTTTAATGCAGGTATATCTAATTACCTAGTGCCGCTGATGGTGGGAGCGCGGGATATGGCGTTTCCGCTTCTCAACGCCATCTCATTTTGGATGATTCCCCCCAGTGGGATTTTATTAATATCTAGTTTCTTGTTACCCAATGGAACAGCGCAATCTGGGTGGTGGTCTTATCCCCCGATTAGTTTGCAAATTCCCCCTGGTCAGCCAATTAATGGTGAATTTATTTGGATTGTCAGTATAGTTCTCATCGGCATCTCTTCAATTATGGGGGCTGTTAACTTTGTCACCACTATCTTTTGGATGCGTGCGCCAGGGATGACATTTTTCCGAATGCCTGTGTTTGTTTGGTCTGTTCTTAGCGCCCAGTTGTTGCAGCTAGTTAATCTGCCTTCTCTCACAGGGGCATTAATCTTACTTTTATTTGACCTCAGTTTGGGGACGCAATTCTTTAAACCCTTAGAAAATGGCGACCCAATTATTTATCAGCATTTATTCTGGTTCTATTCTCACCCCGCAGTTTACATCATGGCGCTCCCAGCCTTTGGTATTTTTGCCGAGGTTCTACCAGCCTTTTCCCGTAACCCTTTATTTGGCTATCGCTCATTAGCTATTGCTTCTTTAGGCATTGCTATAGTCAGCATCTTTGTTTGGGTGCATCACATGTTCACTAGTGCTACTCCAAGTTGGATGCGAATGTTATTTATGGTGACATCAATGTTGGTGGCTGTGCCTACCGGTGTCAAGGCATTTGGCTGGACAGCTACGATTTGGAAAAGTAAGCTGCACCTAGAAACACCAATGCTGTTTGCGATGGGTGGTGCAGCCATGTTTCTACTTGGTGGTGTCACTGGGGTGATGTTGGCAGCCGTACCGTTTGATATTCACGTCCACAATACTTACTTTATAGTGGGACACTTCCACTACATTGTCTTTAACACCATTACAATGGCCATCTTTGCTGCCATTTACTTTTGGTTTCCCAAGATAACTGGACGGATGTACGCTGAAGGCTGGGGAAAAATACATTTTTGGTTAACTTTTATCGGTGCTAACTTGACTTTTTTCCCGATGTTACCACTGGGTTTACAGGGAATGGTACGGCGAATTTCTTCCTATGAACCACGCTATCAAGGATGGAATATTGTTGCTAGTCTAGGGGGATTTTTGTTGGGAGTATCTATACTGCCTTTTATTGCCAATATGGTAGGTTCTTGTCTATATGGACAAAGAGCAAGTAACAATCCCTGGTTGGCTACAGGACTGGAATGGCAAACAACTTCACCACCACCGCGAGATAATTTTGAAGAAATTCCAGTTGTCAAAAGACCACCTTATGATTATGGCGATCCCAAATATTCAGTGATTGAACCACCTGATTATCATCAGCAAGAAAATCATAGTAGGTAA
- a CDS encoding DUF2231 domain-containing protein, translated as MVVHFVIAMVLFSFICDVLGYFTHNIRLFEVAFWNMFVAAIAIFVAIIFGQFEAGLAQVYPAVESTLNFHTVMGWSLGAIVAIITAWRFAIRDRNPLKVPPAYLGAATFLICLVFLQVYLGSKLFWVYGLHVEPVVEAMKHGVSP; from the coding sequence ATTGTTGTCCATTTCGTGATTGCAATGGTGCTTTTCTCATTCATTTGCGATGTGCTGGGTTATTTCACCCACAACATACGTTTGTTTGAGGTCGCTTTTTGGAATATGTTTGTGGCAGCGATCGCAATTTTTGTTGCCATAATTTTTGGACAGTTTGAAGCAGGTTTGGCGCAAGTATATCCAGCAGTTGAGTCTACACTCAATTTTCACACTGTTATGGGTTGGTCATTGGGGGCAATTGTGGCCATAATTACAGCTTGGCGGTTTGCCATCCGCGATCGCAATCCTCTAAAAGTACCGCCTGCTTACCTAGGTGCGGCAACATTTTTGATTTGTCTAGTGTTCTTGCAAGTATATCTAGGCAGCAAACTATTTTGGGTGTATGGTTTGCACGTTGAACCTGTCGTAGAAGCCATGAAGCACGGAGTTTCCCCATGA
- a CDS encoding cytochrome c oxidase subunit II — protein sequence MWRFLEYLLIAGYIVVLLVVSHWIGDQAYSWMPVEATAEAQKVDRLFSFLTAIGAFIILGLLGMMVYSVLFFRAPKNDYSEGHPSRGDLRLEFLWTVTPTLLVLWLAFQSFNIYQQLDILGLQQIVHLHTPLEEPVYAELSDDQPKPAAETIDVFVKQWDWSFRYPNNITSNELHLPVNRRTRLNLHAKDVLHSFYVPEFRLQQYIVPGRDIDIVVTPTRMGEYQLKDALFSGTYFALMTAKVQIESFEQYNQWLTTAENQTIAWENQAVAEYKQPPKTLFKSNWYTVVPEQPAIAEKRKVRNDT from the coding sequence ATGTGGAGATTTTTAGAATATTTATTAATAGCTGGTTATATTGTAGTTTTGCTTGTTGTCAGTCATTGGATTGGGGATCAAGCTTATTCTTGGATGCCGGTTGAGGCTACAGCAGAAGCCCAAAAGGTAGATAGGTTATTTAGTTTTTTAACTGCGATTGGTGCATTTATTATTCTTGGCCTTCTAGGTATGATGGTGTACTCAGTACTGTTCTTTCGCGCCCCTAAAAATGACTACAGCGAAGGACACCCATCCAGAGGTGATTTAAGACTGGAATTTTTATGGACTGTGACTCCCACCTTGTTAGTGTTGTGGCTGGCTTTCCAAAGTTTCAATATTTATCAGCAATTAGATATTCTCGGTTTGCAGCAAATTGTACATTTGCATACACCTCTAGAAGAACCAGTCTATGCTGAACTAAGTGATGACCAACCTAAACCGGCGGCTGAAACTATTGATGTTTTTGTAAAACAGTGGGATTGGTCTTTTCGCTATCCCAACAATATTACTAGTAATGAATTACACTTACCTGTCAATCGTCGGACTCGCCTGAATCTACACGCTAAAGACGTACTCCACAGTTTTTATGTCCCAGAGTTTCGCTTACAGCAGTATATTGTCCCTGGAAGGGACATTGATATTGTCGTTACACCCACTCGTATGGGGGAATATCAGCTGAAAGATGCTTTATTCAGCGGGACATACTTTGCTTTGATGACAGCCAAGGTTCAGATTGAATCTTTTGAGCAATATAACCAATGGCTAACCACCGCAGAAAACCAAACAATAGCCTGGGAAAATCAGGCAGTTGCCGAGTATAAACAACCACCAAAAACATTATTTAAGAGTAACTGGTACACTGTCGTACCTGAGCAGCCGGCGATCGCAGAAAAAAGGAAAGTAAGGAATGACACATGA
- a CDS encoding glycogen debranching N-terminal domain-containing protein produces the protein MPTQVTVNPGLITINDGSSFLVTANDGSIDDNQAQGFFVRDTRLISYYEISLNRYQLVLLASSNLDHHTALYQFTNPQIPTVNGNFPAGSLLVTIRRDIIGGMHEDIDITNYHSEPVEFQLMLAIRSDFADIFEVRAKNIVTRGNTETIWKDHVLTTKYCSGSFVRGIVTEPVCSTSGVRYANGRLMFYVVIHPGKTWHTCINFTALANGDILVPQQTCAVSHTTNASKVRDEFLTNATQLQSSNAEIRGFYQQALVDMGALRIEVDDNSHQFWMPAAGIPWFMAVFGRDSVITSLQTMAVYHEFARGTLLRLAQLQAKQLDDWHDAQPGKMLHELRRDELTKLNQLPYNPYYGTVDTTILWIVTLAETYNWNADLSMLDECRSPLAKALNWIDKYGDFDDDGFVEYLTLSSHGLRNQGWKDSGDSIVYPNGKLAEPPIALCEVQGYVYDAWLKAALIYEVWGEQEQANKLRQKAAELYQRFNDRFWMEDEGFYCLGLDNHKQQIKSIASNPGQLLWSGIVPPERAKKLAERLFHADMWCGWGIRTLSSQNQGYNPISYQRGSVWPHDNSIIAAGLKRYGYHKEANHIAEGIFAAASYFQAGRMPELFGGIERRDDNFPVPYPDANIPQAWAAGSIFLLIRSILGLEADAPQRKLKVQPSLPECLPDLELLNLSVGDAKVSLRFWREGEQTKWEVTHTDGELQVIDGEQ, from the coding sequence ATGCCCACCCAAGTTACTGTCAATCCTGGTTTAATCACAATTAACGATGGTTCCTCATTTCTGGTGACAGCTAATGATGGTTCCATTGATGATAATCAAGCACAAGGTTTCTTTGTGCGGGATACACGTCTCATTTCTTACTACGAAATTTCTCTCAACCGCTACCAATTGGTGCTGTTAGCTTCTAGCAATCTTGATCATCATACTGCCCTTTATCAATTTACCAATCCGCAAATCCCCACAGTTAATGGCAACTTTCCTGCTGGTAGTTTGCTCGTAACCATTCGACGCGACATTATCGGAGGAATGCACGAAGATATTGACATCACCAACTATCACTCAGAACCAGTTGAATTTCAACTTATGTTGGCGATTCGCTCTGACTTTGCAGATATTTTTGAGGTAAGAGCCAAGAACATCGTCACGCGGGGTAATACGGAAACAATATGGAAAGATCATGTCTTAACTACTAAATATTGTAGTGGCTCTTTTGTCCGAGGCATCGTCACTGAGCCAGTTTGTTCTACTTCTGGAGTAAGATACGCCAACGGTCGTTTGATGTTTTATGTGGTGATTCATCCCGGTAAGACTTGGCACACCTGTATTAACTTTACAGCCTTAGCCAATGGAGATATCCTCGTACCTCAGCAAACCTGTGCTGTATCTCATACTACAAATGCCAGCAAGGTAAGAGATGAATTTCTCACTAATGCGACACAGTTGCAATCTTCCAATGCTGAGATTAGAGGATTTTATCAGCAGGCGCTTGTTGATATGGGAGCGTTGCGGATTGAGGTAGATGATAATAGTCATCAATTTTGGATGCCTGCGGCTGGTATTCCTTGGTTTATGGCTGTTTTTGGTCGTGACTCTGTAATTACCAGCTTACAAACAATGGCGGTTTATCACGAATTTGCCCGTGGTACGCTGTTAAGGCTGGCGCAGTTACAAGCAAAACAGTTAGATGACTGGCACGATGCTCAACCCGGCAAAATGCTGCATGAATTACGGCGTGACGAATTAACCAAACTCAATCAACTGCCATACAATCCCTATTACGGTACTGTAGATACTACTATTTTGTGGATTGTTACCTTAGCTGAGACTTACAACTGGAACGCTGACCTCAGTATGCTTGATGAGTGTCGATCGCCATTAGCAAAAGCCCTAAATTGGATTGATAAATATGGCGATTTTGATGATGATGGGTTCGTTGAATATTTAACTCTTTCTAGTCATGGATTACGTAATCAAGGCTGGAAAGATTCAGGAGACTCAATAGTTTATCCCAATGGCAAATTAGCTGAACCGCCAATTGCTTTGTGTGAGGTGCAAGGTTACGTTTACGATGCTTGGCTAAAAGCCGCTTTAATTTATGAAGTGTGGGGAGAACAGGAACAAGCAAACAAGCTACGTCAAAAAGCAGCAGAACTATATCAACGCTTTAACGATCGCTTTTGGATGGAAGATGAAGGCTTTTACTGCCTTGGTTTAGATAACCACAAACAACAAATTAAATCTATCGCCTCTAATCCTGGTCAATTGCTCTGGTCTGGTATTGTACCCCCAGAAAGAGCGAAAAAACTTGCAGAGCGACTTTTTCACGCAGATATGTGGTGTGGTTGGGGTATACGAACTCTTTCATCGCAAAATCAAGGCTATAACCCCATTAGTTATCAACGCGGGAGTGTTTGGCCGCACGACAACTCAATTATTGCGGCTGGGTTAAAGCGATACGGCTACCACAAAGAAGCTAACCACATCGCTGAAGGAATTTTTGCGGCTGCTAGTTATTTCCAAGCTGGACGAATGCCAGAATTGTTTGGCGGAATTGAACGCCGAGATGATAACTTTCCCGTCCCTTATCCAGATGCAAATATACCCCAAGCTTGGGCGGCTGGTTCTATTTTCTTACTGATTCGCAGCATACTAGGACTCGAAGCCGATGCACCCCAACGGAAATTAAAGGTACAGCCAAGTTTACCAGAATGCTTGCCAGATTTGGAATTGCTCAATTTGAGTGTGGGAGACGCGAAAGTGTCATTACGTTTTTGGCGTGAGGGAGAACAAACCAAATGGGAAGTTACTCATACTGATGGCGAACTACAAGTAATTGACGGGGAACAGTAA
- a CDS encoding SDR family oxidoreductase: protein MSYSPYLLKGQKAIVTGASSGIGEAIARYLALSGAAVAINYHSEAEEAEKIVDDIRANNGEAFAIQADVSKEDQVKAMFQQTLQNFGTIDILVNNAGLQKDSPFVDMTLDQWNTVIGVNLTGQFLCAREAAKEFLRRGVQPQISSAAGKIICMSSVHQVIPWAGHVNYATSKGGIDMMMQSIAQELAPHKIRVNSIAPGAIKTPINKSAWDTPQDEAKLLQLIPAKRVGEVEDIAKAAVWLASDDSDYVNGTTLFVDGGMTLYPGFTNNG from the coding sequence ATGAGCTATTCTCCTTACCTGCTCAAAGGTCAAAAAGCAATTGTCACCGGTGCTAGTTCTGGCATTGGTGAAGCTATAGCTCGTTATTTGGCTTTATCAGGTGCAGCAGTAGCTATTAACTATCATTCCGAAGCTGAAGAAGCTGAAAAAATAGTTGATGATATTAGAGCAAACAATGGTGAAGCATTTGCCATTCAAGCTGATGTCAGTAAAGAAGACCAAGTTAAGGCAATGTTTCAGCAAACACTCCAGAACTTTGGCACTATTGACATCTTAGTAAACAATGCAGGTCTGCAAAAAGACTCACCTTTTGTCGATATGACTCTCGATCAATGGAATACAGTTATTGGAGTCAACTTAACAGGACAATTTTTGTGCGCTAGAGAAGCTGCTAAAGAATTCTTACGTCGAGGAGTGCAACCGCAGATTTCATCTGCCGCAGGTAAGATTATCTGTATGAGTTCAGTCCATCAGGTAATTCCTTGGGCTGGTCATGTTAACTATGCGACTAGTAAAGGCGGTATTGATATGATGATGCAAAGTATTGCCCAAGAACTAGCTCCCCATAAAATTCGTGTGAATAGCATTGCACCAGGGGCAATTAAAACTCCTATCAATAAATCAGCTTGGGATACTCCACAAGATGAAGCAAAGTTGTTGCAGCTGATTCCAGCAAAACGAGTCGGTGAAGTAGAAGATATTGCCAAAGCCGCAGTTTGGTTAGCTTCTGATGACTCTGATTATGTTAACGGTACAACTTTGTTTGTAGATGGAGGTATGACTTTATATCCAGGTTTTACGAATAATGGCTAA
- a CDS encoding DUF2231 domain-containing protein has product MNSPLIDSLGLRLGANGLPYEIPIHPNLVHLTLGLFIIAIFFDIAGSIFPIERPIFKFLGLPAIRAGFFDVGWYNLLGASIITFFTVGFGFFELLLANPPINQKSDWGLTASWTMLLHGLGGVVLLGMIVAMTVWRGLQRYHWRKNDSRQVQWGYLLVGLAMLGILYVHGTLGGQLGSEFGVHVTAAKLLQAGAK; this is encoded by the coding sequence ATGAACTCGCCCCTCATTGACTCTTTAGGATTGCGTTTAGGTGCGAATGGACTACCCTACGAAATTCCCATACACCCAAACTTGGTACATCTGACATTAGGCTTATTTATTATTGCCATCTTTTTTGATATAGCAGGTTCTATTTTTCCTATAGAAAGACCCATCTTTAAATTTTTGGGGCTTCCCGCCATTCGTGCTGGCTTTTTTGATGTTGGTTGGTACAACCTTTTAGGCGCATCTATTATCACCTTTTTTACTGTTGGATTTGGTTTTTTTGAACTACTACTAGCAAACCCACCAATAAATCAAAAAAGTGATTGGGGATTAACTGCCTCTTGGACAATGCTTTTACATGGTTTGGGTGGTGTTGTGTTGTTGGGGATGATTGTGGCGATGACTGTCTGGCGAGGTTTGCAACGCTATCATTGGCGCAAAAATGACTCTAGACAAGTGCAATGGGGTTACTTGTTAGTAGGATTGGCAATGCTAGGTATTTTATATGTCCACGGAACTTTAGGAGGACAATTAGGATCGGAATTTGGGGTTCATGTTACTGCTGCGAAATTACTCCAAGCGGGTGCTAAATAA
- a CDS encoding cation diffusion facilitator family transporter — MASDSSKKTIFAAMGANLAIAITKFIAAFITNSSAMISEGIHSLVDTADQLLLLLGIHRSQKPADDSHPFGYGQELYFWTFIVAIFIFAIGGGMSIYEGITHLINPSPLEDPMWNYIVLVVAIFFEGYSWTVALKEFLPTKGNQSFWQAIKTSKDPTVFTVLFEDSAAILGLLVALLGIFLGHWFNNVYFDGIASIIIGIILAVVAVLLATESKGLLVGESANPQTIANIRSLSKTEPKVQEVLRILTMQLAPQEVLLNLEIQFSRNLTGEEIASTVDSLESKIRKKHPEIKQIFIEAKSLSATRKSSQ; from the coding sequence ATGGCTTCAGATTCATCGAAAAAAACTATTTTTGCGGCGATGGGTGCTAATTTAGCGATCGCTATTACTAAATTTATCGCTGCTTTCATTACCAATAGTTCAGCGATGATATCTGAGGGTATTCATTCACTCGTAGATACTGCCGATCAATTATTACTGCTGCTGGGAATTCATAGAAGTCAAAAACCAGCAGATGATAGTCATCCCTTTGGTTATGGACAAGAGCTTTACTTTTGGACTTTCATTGTTGCTATCTTTATTTTTGCCATTGGTGGTGGAATGTCTATTTATGAAGGCATTACTCATTTAATTAACCCCAGTCCTTTAGAAGACCCAATGTGGAATTATATTGTGCTGGTTGTAGCAATATTCTTTGAGGGATATTCTTGGACTGTGGCTTTAAAAGAGTTTCTGCCAACCAAAGGTAATCAAAGCTTTTGGCAAGCAATTAAAACCAGTAAAGACCCTACTGTATTTACAGTATTATTTGAGGATTCAGCAGCAATTTTAGGTTTACTGGTTGCTTTATTGGGCATTTTCTTAGGACATTGGTTTAACAATGTTTATTTTGATGGTATTGCCTCAATTATTATTGGCATTATCTTAGCTGTAGTTGCAGTTTTACTAGCAACAGAAAGTAAAGGATTATTAGTTGGTGAAAGTGCTAATCCTCAAACTATTGCCAATATTCGTTCTCTATCTAAAACAGAGCCAAAAGTCCAAGAAGTTTTGCGTATACTTACAATGCAGCTTGCTCCACAGGAAGTATTACTTAACTTAGAGATTCAATTCTCTCGAAATCTTACAGGTGAGGAAATAGCATCAACTGTAGACAGTTTAGAATCAAAAATAAGGAAAAAACATCCTGAAATTAAACAAATTTTTATTGAAGCTAAATCTTTATCAGCCACTCGTAAATCTTCTCAATAA